A genomic stretch from Erwinia sp. E_sp_B01_1 includes:
- the dgt gene encoding dGTPase, protein MTEIDFRKKINYQRRYRPQQGLKDEHEILRIFESDRGRIINSAAIRRLQQKTQVFPLERNAAVRSRLTHSLEVQQVGRYIAKEVLTRLKEQNLLENYGLAQLTGPFESIVEMACLMHDIGNPPFGHFGESAINDWFRQRLDTHYLPEEARSDRCEPHVLRFENDGFNDLRAKIRQDLSEFEGNAQAIRMVHSLLRMNLTWAQVGCILKYTRPAWHRGKIPPHRDYLMKKPGYYLAEAEYVARLRKELDLQPHCRFPLTYIMEAADDISYCVADLEDAVEKNIFTVERLYEHLFALWPNHQPGDLFSVVVTNALDKSRSSQTSRSSEDQFFMYLRVNTVARLVPHAAGRFIDNLPDVFDGKFNEALLEDGSSQSLLLETFKKVAFRHVFNHPDVEQLELQGYRVIKGLLDIYHPLLMLTQQEFAELVEKDYLKGYPIETRLFHKLSTRFRLAYSEAMARLDNRAGDIAIWEYYYRARMLQDYVSGMTDLYAWDEYRRLMAVE, encoded by the coding sequence ATGACCGAAATCGACTTCAGGAAAAAGATCAATTATCAGCGTCGTTATCGTCCGCAGCAGGGACTGAAAGACGAGCATGAAATTCTGCGTATTTTTGAGAGCGATCGCGGGCGCATTATCAACTCTGCCGCTATCCGGCGTCTGCAACAGAAAACGCAGGTCTTTCCACTTGAACGCAATGCCGCAGTGCGGTCCAGACTGACCCATTCGCTGGAAGTGCAGCAGGTTGGGCGTTACATCGCCAAAGAGGTGTTGACCCGGCTCAAGGAGCAGAATCTGCTGGAGAACTACGGTCTGGCTCAGCTAACCGGCCCGTTTGAAAGCATTGTCGAGATGGCCTGCCTGATGCACGATATTGGCAATCCGCCTTTTGGTCATTTTGGCGAATCCGCAATCAATGACTGGTTCCGTCAGCGTCTCGATACTCACTATCTGCCGGAAGAAGCACGGAGCGATCGCTGCGAGCCGCACGTCCTGCGTTTTGAAAATGATGGCTTCAACGATCTTCGTGCAAAGATTCGTCAGGATTTATCGGAGTTCGAGGGTAACGCTCAGGCCATTCGCATGGTGCATTCGCTGTTGAGAATGAACCTGACCTGGGCGCAGGTCGGCTGTATTTTAAAATATACCCGGCCCGCCTGGCACAGGGGAAAAATCCCCCCGCACCGTGATTATCTGATGAAGAAACCGGGATATTATCTGGCAGAAGCAGAATACGTTGCGCGATTACGTAAAGAACTGGATCTTCAGCCGCACTGCCGCTTTCCTCTGACCTATATCATGGAAGCCGCAGATGATATTTCCTATTGTGTTGCTGACCTTGAAGATGCGGTGGAAAAAAACATTTTTACCGTTGAGCGACTTTATGAACATTTATTCGCGCTCTGGCCAAATCATCAACCTGGCGATCTGTTCAGCGTGGTTGTGACTAACGCGCTGGATAAATCCAGAAGTTCTCAGACCAGCCGCAGTAGTGAAGATCAATTCTTTATGTATTTAAGAGTGAATACGGTTGCCCGACTTGTTCCCCATGCCGCCGGCCGGTTTATTGATAATTTACCGGATGTTTTTGACGGAAAATTCAATGAAGCGCTGTTGGAAGATGGCAGTTCACAGAGCCTGCTGCTGGAAACTTTTAAAAAAGTGGCCTTTCGTCATGTATTTAACCACCCCGACGTAGAGCAGCTGGAGCTTCAGGGTTACCGGGTCATTAAGGGATTGTTGGATATTTATCATCCTTTACTGATGCTGACTCAGCAGGAGTTTGCGGAGCTGGTGGAAAAGGATTACTTAAAAGGTTATCCGATTGAAACGCGACTATTTCATAAACTCTCTACCCGATTCCGTCTCGCTTATAGTGAGGCAATGGCCAGGCTGGATAATCGGGCAGGAGATATCGCCATTTGGGAATATTATTATCGGGCGAGAATGCTGCAGGATTACGTCAGCGGTATGACGGATCTTTATGCATGGGACGAGTACCGTCGCCTGATGGCGGTGGAATAA
- the erpA gene encoding iron-sulfur cluster insertion protein ErpA, with translation MSDDIALPLQFTEAAASKVKNLISDEENPDLKLRVYITGGGCSGFQYGFTFDDKVNDGDMTIEKAGVALVVDPMSLQYLVGGAVDYTEGLEGSRFIVTNPNAKTTCGCGSSFSI, from the coding sequence ATGAGTGACGATATAGCTCTGCCCCTGCAGTTTACTGAAGCAGCGGCCAGTAAAGTCAAAAATCTGATTTCAGACGAAGAGAACCCTGACCTGAAACTGCGTGTTTATATCACCGGTGGCGGCTGCAGTGGTTTCCAGTACGGGTTTACCTTTGATGATAAGGTAAACGACGGCGATATGACCATCGAGAAGGCTGGCGTAGCGCTGGTTGTGGATCCGATGAGCCTGCAGTATCTGGTCGGCGGCGCGGTGGATTACACTGAAGGGCTGGAAGGCTCACGGTTTATCGTCACCAATCCCAACGCCAAAACCACCTGTGGCTGTGGCTCTTCGTTCAGCATCTGA
- the btuF gene encoding vitamin B12 ABC transporter substrate-binding protein BtuF, producing the protein MAKRGLAFLLLLCSLGAAAAAPRVITLAPSLTELAFAAGITPVGVSAYSDYPADATRIEQVANWQGINTERILALKPDVVLAWREGNPQRQVDQLSAFGIDVVWINPTTVDQIAASLRQLKAWSPQPEKAERAAETLIHQQESLRSRYSALPTKRVFLQFGQQPLFTASGNTLQNAILQLCAGENIFADSRVAWPQVSREQVLMRAPAVIVAGGERNRIPAIQAWWHPQLEVPVIMLNDDWFSRPGPRIMLAAQQLCSQLHPG; encoded by the coding sequence GTGGCTAAGCGAGGCCTCGCCTTTCTGCTGCTGCTGTGCTCTTTGGGCGCTGCGGCTGCGGCGCCAAGAGTGATCACGCTGGCACCGAGCCTGACAGAGCTGGCCTTTGCAGCAGGCATCACGCCTGTCGGGGTCAGTGCTTATTCCGATTATCCGGCCGACGCCACCCGCATTGAGCAGGTGGCCAACTGGCAGGGGATCAATACCGAACGCATTCTCGCCCTTAAGCCTGATGTGGTGCTGGCATGGCGCGAGGGAAATCCTCAGCGCCAGGTCGATCAACTCAGCGCCTTCGGTATTGATGTCGTCTGGATCAATCCGACCACTGTCGATCAGATTGCGGCCAGTTTACGGCAGCTAAAAGCCTGGAGTCCTCAACCGGAAAAAGCTGAACGCGCCGCTGAAACCCTTATCCATCAGCAGGAGTCTCTGCGCAGCCGCTACTCGGCGCTGCCCACAAAGCGGGTTTTTCTACAGTTTGGCCAGCAGCCGCTGTTTACCGCTTCCGGCAATACGCTTCAGAATGCGATTCTGCAACTCTGCGCCGGTGAGAACATTTTTGCCGACAGCCGCGTGGCCTGGCCGCAGGTGAGCCGTGAACAGGTATTGATGCGCGCACCCGCCGTCATAGTGGCAGGAGGAGAAAGAAACCGCATTCCGGCGATCCAGGCCTGGTGGCATCCACAGTTAGAGGTGCCGGTGATCATGCTAAATGATGACTGGTTTAGCCGGCCGGGACCCCGTATTATGCTGGCAGCTCAACAATTGTGCAGCCAGTTGCACCCCGGTTGA
- the dapD gene encoding 2,3,4,5-tetrahydropyridine-2,6-dicarboxylate N-succinyltransferase has protein sequence MQQLQNVIESAFERRAEITPANADTVTREAVNQVISLLDSGALRVAEKIDGQWVTHQWLKKAVLLSFRINDNQVIDGAESRFYDKVPMKFANYDEARFKKEGFRVVPPAAVRQGAYIARNTVLMPSYVNIGAYVDEGSMVDTWATVGSCAQIGKNVHLSGGVGIGGVLEPLQANPTIIEDNCFIGARSEVVEGVIVEEGAVISMGVYLGQSTKIYDRETGEVTYGRVPAGSVVVSGNLPSKDGSYSLYCAVIVKKVDAKTRAKVGINELLRTID, from the coding sequence ATGCAACAATTACAGAATGTTATTGAAAGCGCTTTCGAGCGTCGCGCGGAAATCACTCCGGCTAACGCAGACACCGTTACCCGCGAAGCGGTAAATCAGGTAATCAGCCTGCTGGACAGCGGTGCCCTGCGCGTTGCTGAAAAGATCGACGGCCAGTGGGTCACGCACCAGTGGCTTAAGAAAGCCGTGCTGCTCTCTTTCCGCATCAATGACAATCAGGTGATTGACGGTGCAGAAAGCCGTTTCTACGACAAAGTTCCGATGAAATTCGCCAACTATGATGAAGCGCGCTTCAAAAAAGAAGGCTTCCGCGTGGTGCCACCTGCCGCCGTGCGCCAGGGTGCCTACATCGCCCGTAACACCGTGCTGATGCCTTCATACGTCAACATCGGTGCCTATGTTGATGAAGGTTCGATGGTTGATACCTGGGCCACAGTGGGGTCCTGCGCTCAGATTGGTAAAAACGTTCACCTGTCTGGTGGCGTGGGTATCGGTGGCGTGCTTGAGCCGCTGCAGGCCAATCCAACCATCATCGAAGACAACTGCTTTATCGGCGCACGTTCAGAAGTGGTTGAAGGCGTGATCGTGGAAGAAGGCGCGGTGATCTCTATGGGCGTTTACCTGGGCCAGAGCACCAAAATCTACGATCGTGAAACTGGCGAAGTGACCTATGGTCGCGTACCAGCAGGTTCTGTAGTTGTTTCCGGTAACCTGCCTTCTAAGGATGGGAGTTACAGTCTCTACTGTGCGGTTATCGTGAAGAAAGTTGACGCTAAAACCCGCGCAAAAGTGGGCATCAACGAACTGCTGCGCACCATCGACTAA
- a CDS encoding CdaR family transcriptional regulator, which yields MATYHLDARLAQEIVARTMQIIDSNVNVMDARGRIIGSGDRERIGEMHEGALLALSQARVVDIDEGVAKHLHGVRPGINLPMRIDGDIVGVIGLTGEPETLRHYGELVCMTAEMMLEQARLLHMLAQDSRLREELVLNLIRSDTLSPALVEWAQRLRIDLNQPRVVAVVEVDSGQLGVDSAMSELQQLQTLLTTPERDNLIAIVSLTEMVVLKPAFNAHGRYDADDHRKRVELLQSRMKESGHLRMRIALGNFFTGPGGIARSYRTAQTTMVVGKQRMPEQRSYFYQDLMLPVLLDSLRGGWQANELSRPLAKLKSMDNNGLLRRTLISWFSNNVQPSATAKALYIHRNTLEYRLNRISELTGLNLSNFDDRLLLYVALQLDEQP from the coding sequence ATGGCTACCTACCATCTGGATGCCCGTCTGGCACAGGAAATCGTTGCCCGCACGATGCAAATTATTGACAGCAATGTCAACGTGATGGATGCGCGCGGCCGGATTATCGGCAGCGGCGATCGGGAACGTATTGGTGAAATGCACGAAGGGGCTTTACTGGCGCTCTCTCAGGCCAGGGTCGTGGACATTGATGAAGGCGTGGCTAAACATCTTCATGGTGTCCGTCCGGGTATTAATCTGCCAATGCGCATTGATGGCGACATTGTCGGCGTCATAGGGCTTACCGGGGAACCAGAAACGCTGCGGCATTATGGTGAGCTGGTTTGTATGACCGCCGAAATGATGCTGGAGCAGGCGCGCCTGTTGCATATGCTGGCGCAGGACAGCCGTCTGCGTGAAGAGCTGGTACTGAACCTGATCCGCAGCGACACGCTGTCACCCGCGCTGGTGGAGTGGGCGCAGCGCCTGCGGATCGATCTCAATCAGCCCAGAGTGGTGGCCGTGGTGGAGGTAGACAGCGGTCAGTTAGGGGTGGACAGTGCGATGTCCGAGCTGCAGCAGTTACAGACGCTGCTGACCACGCCGGAGCGGGATAATCTGATTGCTATCGTTTCGCTGACGGAGATGGTAGTGCTGAAACCCGCCTTTAACGCTCATGGACGCTATGATGCGGACGACCACCGCAAAAGGGTGGAGTTGCTGCAATCCAGAATGAAAGAGAGTGGCCATCTGCGGATGCGCATCGCGTTAGGAAATTTCTTCACCGGCCCTGGTGGCATCGCAAGATCTTACCGGACAGCCCAAACCACGATGGTGGTAGGCAAGCAGCGTATGCCGGAGCAGAGAAGTTACTTCTACCAGGATTTGATGCTGCCCGTCTTGCTGGACAGCCTGCGGGGTGGCTGGCAGGCCAATGAGCTTTCACGCCCGCTGGCAAAACTGAAGTCGATGGATAACAACGGACTGTTACGCAGGACATTGATCTCCTGGTTCAGCAATAACGTACAGCCTTCTGCCACGGCTAAAGCGCTCTATATTCATCGTAATACGCTGGAGTACCGGCTTAACCGCATTTCTGAACTCACCGGATTAAATCTGAGTAATTTCGACGACAGGTTATTACTGTATGTCGCATTACAACTGGATGAGCAGCCTTAG
- a CDS encoding DUF3461 family protein: MYDNLKGLGISSPDDIDRYSLRQEASNDILKIYFRKDKGEFFAKSVKFKYPRQRKTVVADNASQGYKEIQEISPNLRYVIDELDQICQRDQVEVDLKRKILEDLRHLEHVVSNKINEIESDLEKLTRSSR, encoded by the coding sequence ATGTATGACAATCTGAAAGGCCTTGGTATTTCCTCTCCTGATGACATTGACCGTTACAGTCTGCGTCAGGAAGCCAGCAACGACATCCTGAAAATCTACTTCCGCAAAGATAAAGGTGAATTCTTCGCCAAGAGCGTGAAATTCAAATACCCACGTCAGCGTAAAACTGTGGTTGCCGATAACGCCAGCCAGGGTTACAAAGAGATTCAGGAGATCAGTCCTAACCTGCGTTATGTGATTGATGAACTGGACCAGATTTGCCAGCGTGACCAGGTTGAAGTGGATCTGAAACGCAAAATTCTGGAAGACCTGCGCCATCTGGAGCATGTGGTTTCCAACAAGATTAACGAGATTGAATCCGATCTTGAAAAGCTGACCCGTAGCAGCCGCTAA
- the degP gene encoding serine endoprotease DegP, whose amino-acid sequence MKKTLLASALALSLGMAMTPLTATAAESASSSSQQLPSLAPMLEKVMPSVVSINVEGSTTVKTPRMPQQFQQFFGDNSPFCQDGSPFQSSPMCQGGGGQGQGQDQDQGGANTQQEKFRALGSGVVIDAAKGYVVTNNHVVDNATKIQVQLSDGRKYDAKVIGKDPRSDIALIQLNDAKNLTAIKIADSDDLRVGDYTVAIGNPYGLGETVTSGIVSALGRSGLNVENYENFIQTDAAINRGNSGGALVNLNGELIGINTAILAPDGGNIGIGFAIPSTMVKNLTAQMVEYGQVKRGELGIMGTELNSELAKAMKVDAQRGAFVSQVLANSSAAKAGVKAGDVVTSINGKQISSFAALRAQIGSLPVGTKMSLGLIRDGKPLTVNVELQQSTQNKVESATIYTGIEGADLSNYEVKGVKGVKVDTVKPGSAAARIGLKKDDVILGVNQQAVANLGELRKILDSKPSVLALNIQRGDSSLYLLMQ is encoded by the coding sequence ATGAAAAAAACACTTTTAGCTAGCGCGTTGGCTCTTAGCCTGGGAATGGCGATGACCCCGCTCACTGCAACGGCAGCAGAATCCGCTTCTTCTTCCAGCCAGCAGCTTCCAAGCCTGGCACCGATGTTGGAAAAAGTGATGCCTTCCGTCGTCAGCATCAATGTCGAAGGCAGCACCACCGTTAAAACGCCACGGATGCCCCAGCAGTTCCAGCAGTTCTTTGGCGATAACTCGCCGTTCTGCCAGGACGGTTCGCCTTTCCAGAGCTCACCGATGTGTCAGGGCGGCGGTGGACAGGGCCAGGGTCAGGATCAGGATCAGGGCGGAGCCAATACTCAGCAGGAGAAATTCCGCGCGCTGGGCTCTGGTGTGGTGATTGATGCCGCTAAAGGTTATGTCGTTACCAACAATCATGTGGTGGATAACGCGACGAAAATTCAGGTTCAGCTGAGTGATGGCCGCAAATATGATGCGAAAGTTATCGGAAAAGATCCGCGTTCAGACATTGCATTGATTCAGCTGAATGACGCGAAAAATCTGACGGCTATCAAGATTGCAGATTCTGATGACCTGCGCGTGGGTGATTACACCGTGGCTATCGGTAACCCTTATGGTCTGGGTGAGACAGTAACCTCAGGGATTGTTTCTGCTCTGGGCCGTAGCGGTCTGAACGTGGAAAATTACGAAAACTTTATCCAGACCGATGCGGCAATTAACCGGGGTAACTCCGGCGGTGCGCTGGTGAACCTGAATGGTGAGCTGATCGGGATTAACACCGCCATCCTGGCACCGGACGGCGGTAATATCGGTATCGGCTTCGCTATCCCGAGCACCATGGTGAAAAACCTGACGGCGCAGATGGTCGAATATGGCCAGGTGAAACGTGGCGAACTGGGCATCATGGGCACCGAGCTGAACTCCGAACTGGCGAAAGCCATGAAGGTGGATGCACAGCGTGGCGCGTTCGTCAGCCAGGTACTGGCAAACTCTTCGGCGGCGAAAGCGGGCGTGAAGGCTGGTGACGTGGTGACTTCGATCAACGGTAAGCAAATTTCCAGCTTTGCCGCGCTGCGTGCTCAGATTGGTTCGCTTCCGGTAGGCACCAAAATGTCCCTTGGTTTGATTCGTGACGGTAAGCCGCTGACGGTGAACGTTGAGTTGCAGCAAAGTACCCAGAACAAAGTTGAGTCTGCCACTATCTACACCGGTATTGAAGGCGCAGACCTGAGTAACTACGAAGTGAAAGGGGTGAAGGGCGTCAAGGTGGACACAGTGAAGCCTGGTTCTGCGGCGGCCCGCATTGGCCTGAAGAAGGATGATGTGATCCTTGGCGTCAACCAGCAGGCGGTAGCTAACCTGGGTGAGCTGCGTAAAATCCTGGACAGCAAACCTTCTGTGCTGGCGCTGAATATTCAGCGTGGTGACAGCTCACTCTATCTGTTGATGCAGTAA
- the mtnN gene encoding 5'-methylthioadenosine/S-adenosylhomocysteine nucleosidase, which yields MKAGIIGAMEQEVTLLRDKIENRQTLTLAGCEIYTGTLNGVEVALLKSGIGKVSAALGTTLLLQLCKPDFIINTGSAGGLAPSLTVGDILVSDEVRYHDADVTAFGYEPGQMAGCPAAFKADAALIEAAEASIAQLGLHAVRGLVVSGDAFINGAEPLARIRSTFPQAAGVEMEATAIAHVCHQFAVPFVVVRAISDVADKESHLSFDEFLVVAAKQSSLLVETLLTRLSRG from the coding sequence ATGAAAGCAGGCATTATTGGTGCAATGGAGCAGGAAGTAACCCTGCTGCGTGACAAAATTGAAAACCGTCAGACACTGACGCTGGCAGGCTGCGAAATCTACACCGGCACGCTGAATGGCGTTGAAGTTGCGCTGCTGAAGTCGGGCATTGGAAAAGTTTCCGCCGCGCTGGGGACCACCCTGCTGCTTCAGCTTTGCAAACCAGATTTCATAATCAACACCGGTTCGGCTGGTGGTCTGGCGCCTTCGCTGACAGTAGGCGATATCCTGGTATCCGACGAAGTGCGCTATCACGATGCCGATGTTACGGCATTTGGTTATGAGCCAGGCCAGATGGCAGGTTGCCCGGCCGCTTTCAAGGCCGATGCGGCGCTGATCGAAGCGGCAGAAGCCAGTATCGCCCAGCTCGGCCTGCACGCTGTTCGCGGCCTGGTGGTGAGCGGTGATGCCTTTATCAATGGTGCAGAGCCTCTGGCACGCATCCGTTCCACCTTCCCGCAGGCTGCCGGTGTGGAGATGGAAGCCACGGCGATTGCCCATGTCTGCCATCAGTTTGCCGTGCCTTTTGTGGTGGTCCGTGCCATCTCCGACGTGGCCGACAAAGAATCTCACCTGAGCTTTGATGAGTTCCTGGTGGTGGCAGCGAAGCAATCCTCCCTGCTGGTTGAAACCCTGCTGACCAGGCTCTCCCGTGGCTAA